Proteins encoded within one genomic window of Schaalia sp. HMT-172:
- the uvrA gene encoding excinuclease ABC subunit UvrA yields the protein MHDKLIIQGAREHNLKDVNLELPRDSMIVFTGLSGSGKSSLAFDTIFAEGQRRYVESLSSYARQFLGQMDKPDVDFIEGLSPAVSIDQKSTSRNPRSTVGTITEIHDYLRLLYARAGVAHCPECGARIQAQTPQQIVDRVRTMDEGTRFQVLSPVVRGRKGEYQDLIDELRSEGYTRAIIDGEMVRLENAPKLEKKLKHTIEVVVDRLVVRDGMRQRLTDSVETALRLSDGLVVIDCVDLDEDDPERRRRFSEKRACPNDHPLLLDEIEPRTFSFNAPYGACPDCSGLGFRLEVDPELVVPDEELSLADGAVIPWNSNFKYHKKLLESLSKELGFAMGTPWKNLPKKVKDAVLYGKDYEVTVKFRNRWGRERSYTTGFEGAVNYIERKREETESAAVSEKLDSYMREIPCPTCHGARLKPEVLAVHIGDKSIAELSNMSISEAREFLATVELEQRARSIAEPILTEIEARLAFLVDVGLTYLTLSRGAGTLSGGEAQRIRLATQIGSGLVGVLYVLDEPSIGLHQRDNRKLIATLERLRDLGNTLIVVEHDEETMEEADWIVDIGPGAGETGGWVVHSGPLAELLENRKSLTGQYLSGKRRIIVPPTRRPIDKKRVVTVKGARENNLKNIDVSFPLGVFTAVTGVSGSGKSTLVNAILYRTLASRLNGARMVPGRHRTITGIEQLDKVVHVDQSPIGRTPRSNPATYTGVWDQIRKLFAETQEAKVRGYGPGRFSFNVKGGRCESCKGDGTLKIEMNFLPDVYVPCEVCHGARYNRETLEVEYKGKTVADVLNMPISEAAEFFAPISRIARHLNTLVEVGLGYVRLGQSATTLSGGEAQRVKLASELQRRSTGRTVYVLDEPTTGLHSEDIRKLLLVLQSLADKGNTVIVIEHNLDVIKSADWIIDMGPEGGAGGGTLVAQGTPEEVATVKESFTGQYLAEVLAKEAARDSAASRK from the coding sequence GTGCATGACAAGCTAATCATCCAGGGCGCCCGCGAACACAACCTTAAGGACGTGAACCTCGAGCTGCCCCGCGACTCCATGATCGTCTTCACCGGCCTGTCCGGATCCGGTAAATCATCCCTCGCTTTCGACACGATTTTCGCCGAGGGACAGCGCCGTTACGTGGAATCGCTCTCCTCCTACGCGCGCCAGTTCCTCGGCCAGATGGACAAGCCCGACGTGGACTTTATCGAAGGCCTGTCACCCGCTGTTTCCATCGACCAGAAGTCCACCTCGCGCAACCCGCGCTCGACCGTCGGCACGATCACGGAGATCCACGACTACCTGCGTCTGCTCTACGCCCGCGCCGGCGTCGCGCACTGCCCCGAGTGCGGGGCCCGCATCCAGGCGCAGACGCCCCAGCAGATCGTCGATCGCGTGCGCACGATGGACGAGGGCACGCGCTTCCAGGTCCTCTCCCCGGTCGTGCGCGGACGCAAGGGCGAGTACCAGGACCTCATCGACGAGCTTCGTTCGGAGGGCTACACCCGCGCGATCATCGACGGTGAGATGGTGCGCCTTGAAAATGCCCCCAAGCTGGAGAAAAAGCTCAAGCACACCATCGAGGTCGTTGTCGACCGCCTCGTCGTGCGCGACGGGATGCGCCAGCGCCTGACCGACTCCGTCGAGACCGCGCTGCGTCTCTCCGACGGCCTGGTCGTCATCGACTGCGTGGATCTGGACGAGGACGATCCTGAGCGCCGCCGCCGCTTCTCCGAGAAGCGCGCATGCCCCAACGATCACCCGCTGCTGCTCGACGAGATCGAGCCGCGCACTTTCTCCTTCAACGCCCCCTACGGTGCCTGTCCGGACTGCTCGGGCCTGGGCTTCCGCCTCGAGGTCGATCCCGAGCTGGTCGTCCCCGACGAGGAACTCTCCCTCGCCGACGGAGCGGTGATCCCCTGGAACTCGAACTTCAAGTACCACAAGAAGCTCCTCGAATCCCTGTCCAAGGAGCTGGGCTTCGCGATGGGCACGCCGTGGAAGAACCTGCCGAAGAAGGTCAAGGACGCCGTCCTGTACGGCAAGGATTACGAGGTCACCGTCAAGTTCCGCAACCGCTGGGGGCGCGAGCGCTCCTACACGACGGGATTTGAGGGTGCGGTCAACTACATCGAGCGCAAGCGTGAGGAGACCGAGTCGGCCGCCGTGTCCGAGAAGCTCGACTCCTACATGCGCGAGATTCCGTGCCCGACGTGCCACGGTGCGCGCCTCAAGCCTGAGGTTCTCGCCGTGCACATCGGGGACAAGTCGATCGCCGAGCTTTCCAACATGTCGATCTCGGAGGCGCGCGAATTCCTCGCGACAGTGGAGCTCGAGCAGCGCGCACGTTCGATCGCCGAGCCGATCCTCACCGAGATCGAGGCCCGCCTGGCCTTCCTCGTGGACGTCGGGCTCACCTACCTGACGCTCTCGCGCGGCGCTGGAACGCTGTCGGGCGGCGAGGCACAGCGTATCCGGCTGGCCACACAGATCGGCTCCGGCCTCGTCGGCGTCCTGTACGTCCTCGACGAACCCTCGATCGGCCTGCACCAGCGCGACAACCGCAAGCTCATCGCGACCCTGGAGCGCCTGCGGGATCTGGGCAACACGCTCATCGTCGTCGAGCACGACGAGGAGACGATGGAAGAGGCCGACTGGATCGTCGATATCGGCCCCGGTGCTGGCGAAACCGGCGGGTGGGTCGTCCACTCGGGTCCGCTGGCCGAGCTGCTTGAGAACCGCAAGTCGCTGACCGGACAGTACCTGTCGGGCAAGCGCCGCATCATCGTGCCGCCGACGCGTCGCCCGATCGACAAGAAGCGCGTCGTGACCGTCAAGGGCGCGCGGGAAAACAACCTGAAGAATATCGACGTGTCCTTCCCGCTCGGTGTTTTTACAGCCGTCACAGGCGTGTCCGGCTCCGGTAAGTCGACGCTCGTCAACGCCATCCTGTACCGCACCCTGGCCTCGCGCCTCAACGGCGCGCGCATGGTTCCCGGCCGCCACCGCACGATCACGGGCATCGAGCAGCTCGACAAGGTCGTGCACGTGGATCAGAGCCCGATCGGTCGCACGCCGCGCTCGAACCCGGCGACCTACACGGGCGTGTGGGACCAGATCCGCAAGCTCTTCGCCGAGACGCAGGAGGCGAAGGTGCGCGGCTACGGCCCGGGACGCTTCTCCTTCAATGTCAAGGGTGGTCGCTGCGAGTCCTGCAAGGGAGACGGCACCCTGAAGATCGAGATGAACTTCCTGCCCGACGTGTACGTGCCCTGCGAGGTCTGCCATGGCGCGCGCTACAACCGCGAGACTCTCGAGGTCGAGTACAAGGGCAAGACGGTCGCGGACGTGCTCAACATGCCCATTTCGGAGGCCGCGGAGTTCTTTGCCCCGATCTCGCGCATCGCCCGCCACCTCAACACGCTCGTGGAGGTGGGCCTGGGCTATGTGCGCCTCGGCCAGAGCGCGACGACCCTGTCGGGCGGCGAGGCGCAGCGTGTGAAGCTGGCCTCTGAGCTGCAGCGGCGGTCGACCGGCCGCACGGTGTACGTGCTCGACGAGCCCACGACCGGCCTGCACTCCGAGGACATCCGCAAGCTGTTGCTGGTCCTGCAGTCCCTGGCGGACAAGGGCAATACGGTCATCGTCATCGAGCACAACCTGGACGTCATCAAGAGCGCCGACTGGATCATCGACATGGGTCCCGAGGGCGGCGCCGGCGGTGGCACTCTCGTCGCGCAGGGGACACCCGAGGAGGTCGCGACGGTGAAGGAATCATTCACCGGGCAGTACCTCGCCGAGGTCCTCGCGAAGGAGGCCGCGCGCGACTCCGCTGCTTCGCGGAAGTAA
- a CDS encoding polysaccharide transporter translates to MNPAYGLYGFSYFWPAWVHLIVVALMVVSGALTLKALAARSAGRSRVYGLGCGFVAGLGNLCLSVTAQAEARHVWHLGTVIAIYAVVAVLVIMSLFMLWSSDSDGFLWSRAFHTFLLVGVVASAALEITRRTLMWIPLPVIGVAVLLALFAAFVVGRNTAD, encoded by the coding sequence ATGAACCCCGCATACGGCCTCTACGGCTTCTCCTATTTCTGGCCCGCATGGGTCCACCTCATCGTGGTGGCGCTCATGGTGGTGTCCGGCGCACTCACGCTCAAGGCCCTCGCGGCCCGCTCGGCCGGGCGCAGCCGCGTCTACGGGCTGGGCTGCGGTTTCGTCGCCGGGCTGGGCAACCTGTGCCTGAGCGTGACGGCCCAAGCGGAGGCTCGCCACGTGTGGCACCTGGGCACGGTTATCGCGATCTACGCGGTCGTCGCTGTGCTTGTGATCATGTCGCTCTTTATGTTGTGGAGCAGCGACAGTGACGGCTTCTTGTGGTCCCGCGCCTTCCATACATTCCTTCTTGTCGGCGTCGTCGCCTCGGCTGCGCTGGAGATTACCCGGCGCACGCTGATGTGGATTCCGCTTCCGGTCATCGGCGTGGCAGTCCTCCTCGCGCTCTTCGCCGCTTTCGTCGTCGGGCGCAACACCGCCGACTAA
- the glnA gene encoding type I glutamate--ammonia ligase gives MFTSTQEVADFISEQNIELVDVRFCDVPGVQQHFTIPVSEFLDAALSDGLMFDGSSVRGFTAIHESDMKLIPDISSAFVDPFRDRKTLVVNFSIVDPFTDEPFSRDPRQVAAKAEAYLRSTGIADQCFIGAEAEFYLFDDVRYQVSPHNTFFSVDSPEAYWNTGRVEEGGNMGYKVAVKGGYFPVSPADKYADVRDEMSRLLEEVGLTIERAHHEVGSGGQQEINYRFATLQTAADDMMKFKYVIKNSALEFGHSATFMPKPLFGDNGSGMHTHMSLWKNGEPLFYDERGYGSLSDTARWFIGGLLEHAPALLAFTNPSVNSFRRLVPGFEAPINLVYSARNRSACIRIPVTGTSPKAKRVEYRVPDPSANPYLAFSACLMAGIDGIKRRIEPAAPIDKDLYELPPTEYQDIAKLPSSLEAALDALREDHEFLTEGDVFTQDLIDTWLEYKETNEVAPMRAYIHPYEYQMYYDL, from the coding sequence ATGTTCACCTCCACCCAAGAGGTCGCAGACTTTATCTCCGAGCAGAACATTGAACTCGTCGACGTCCGCTTCTGCGACGTCCCCGGGGTTCAGCAGCACTTTACGATCCCCGTGAGCGAATTCCTGGACGCCGCTTTGTCGGACGGTCTCATGTTCGACGGCTCCTCGGTGCGCGGATTCACCGCCATCCACGAGTCCGACATGAAGCTCATCCCGGATATCTCCTCCGCCTTCGTCGATCCGTTCCGCGACCGCAAGACCCTGGTCGTCAACTTCTCAATCGTCGACCCCTTTACCGACGAACCCTTCTCGCGCGACCCGCGCCAGGTGGCCGCCAAGGCCGAGGCCTACCTGCGCTCCACCGGCATCGCGGACCAGTGCTTTATCGGCGCCGAAGCCGAGTTCTATCTCTTCGACGACGTGCGCTACCAGGTCAGCCCCCACAACACCTTCTTCTCCGTCGACTCCCCCGAGGCGTACTGGAACACCGGCCGCGTCGAAGAGGGCGGCAACATGGGCTACAAGGTGGCCGTGAAGGGCGGCTACTTCCCCGTCTCCCCCGCCGACAAGTACGCGGACGTGCGTGACGAGATGAGCCGCCTCCTCGAGGAGGTCGGCCTGACGATCGAGCGCGCACACCACGAGGTCGGCTCAGGCGGCCAGCAGGAGATCAACTACCGCTTCGCGACGCTGCAGACCGCGGCCGACGACATGATGAAGTTCAAGTACGTCATCAAGAACTCCGCCCTCGAGTTCGGTCATTCCGCGACCTTCATGCCCAAGCCCCTGTTTGGGGACAACGGCTCGGGCATGCACACGCACATGTCGCTGTGGAAGAACGGCGAGCCCCTCTTCTACGACGAGCGCGGCTACGGCTCCCTGTCCGACACGGCGCGCTGGTTCATCGGCGGCCTGCTCGAGCACGCGCCCGCGCTGTTGGCCTTCACGAACCCGTCGGTGAACTCCTTCCGACGCCTGGTCCCCGGCTTCGAGGCTCCAATCAACCTCGTGTACTCGGCGCGCAACCGCTCCGCCTGTATCCGCATCCCCGTGACGGGCACGTCGCCCAAGGCCAAGCGCGTGGAATACCGCGTGCCGGATCCGAGCGCGAACCCCTACCTGGCGTTCTCCGCGTGCCTCATGGCGGGCATCGACGGCATCAAGCGCCGCATCGAGCCGGCAGCGCCGATCGACAAGGATCTCTACGAACTGCCCCCGACCGAGTACCAGGACATCGCGAAGCTACCGAGCTCCCTCGAGGCCGCCCTGGACGCGCTGCGTGAGGATCACGAGTTCCTCACCGAGGGCGACGTCTTCACGCAGGACCTCATCGACACGTGGCTGGAGTACAAGGAGACCAACGAGGTCGCCCCGATGCGCGCCTACATACACCCCTACGAATACCAGATGTACTACGACCTGTGA
- a CDS encoding long-chain fatty acid--CoA ligase has protein sequence MTVRRLADGSWESIATREATEDMNLPKMLHQRVERHPGQVAIERRSNVGAWRRVTMETFLGEADSIARGLIGIGLEAGDHLAILAPTSYEWALIDVAALSCGAITVPIYETDSAQQIAHILADADVRIVITATTQQAELVESVRTDGVRHILSLDRGAERVLTGAAQGVTVEQVRERTDAVTLHDEATVIYTSGTTGMPKGVVLTHGNFISPMLQAYDFLPVLINDPKSRSLLFLPVAHVLARFVMYCLLAGQGVTAFSPDTRNLVNDIATFKPTMLLVVPRVMEKVYNAAAAKAGGGVKGRMFSWAAKQARALSKATAYVDSPLPESAVAGPGPDTTPVPDASAMPSPGPSSALKLRARVADALVLSKVRAILGPNLHTIISGGAPLALDLANFYRGLGITLLQGYGLSETTGPISVETPQDFPPDSVGFPWPGNRMTIAPDGELLVRGISVSKGYHNLPEATAEAYVDGWFKTGDLASIDDRGHLRITGRKKELIVTAGGKNVSPEILEESLSTHPLIANIIVVGDNRPYIGALIALDTEMLPEWLSTHGLPVVDAAQAANLPEVRESLEKAIARANKAVSRAESIRRYRIVNAAFTVENGYMTPSLKLKRRRVLADYADEVDALYASGEAAKKQE, from the coding sequence ATGACGGTACGCAGGCTCGCCGACGGCTCATGGGAGTCGATCGCCACGCGCGAGGCCACCGAGGACATGAACCTACCCAAGATGCTCCATCAGCGCGTCGAGCGCCACCCCGGGCAGGTCGCGATCGAGCGCCGATCCAACGTCGGCGCATGGCGCCGCGTGACCATGGAGACGTTCCTCGGCGAAGCCGACTCTATCGCGCGTGGCCTCATCGGCATCGGCCTCGAGGCGGGCGACCACCTGGCGATCCTGGCCCCGACCTCGTATGAGTGGGCCCTCATCGACGTGGCCGCCCTGTCCTGCGGCGCGATCACCGTGCCCATCTACGAGACGGATTCCGCGCAGCAGATCGCCCATATCCTCGCAGACGCCGACGTGCGCATCGTCATCACGGCCACCACGCAGCAGGCCGAGTTGGTCGAGTCCGTGCGCACCGACGGCGTGCGCCATATCCTCTCCCTCGACCGCGGCGCCGAGCGCGTCCTGACCGGCGCCGCCCAGGGGGTCACGGTCGAGCAGGTTCGCGAGCGCACCGACGCCGTGACGCTTCACGACGAGGCGACGGTCATCTACACTTCCGGCACGACCGGTATGCCCAAGGGCGTCGTACTCACGCACGGCAACTTCATCTCGCCGATGCTGCAGGCCTACGACTTCCTGCCCGTCCTCATCAACGACCCGAAGTCGCGCTCGTTGCTCTTCCTGCCGGTCGCCCACGTCCTGGCGCGCTTCGTCATGTACTGCCTGCTCGCCGGTCAGGGAGTCACCGCTTTCTCCCCGGACACCCGTAACCTCGTCAACGACATCGCGACCTTTAAGCCGACGATGCTCCTCGTGGTTCCGCGCGTCATGGAGAAGGTCTACAACGCTGCCGCCGCGAAGGCCGGTGGAGGCGTGAAGGGGCGCATGTTCTCCTGGGCCGCCAAGCAGGCGCGCGCCCTGTCCAAGGCCACCGCCTACGTGGACTCTCCCCTGCCCGAGTCCGCGGTCGCTGGTCCCGGCCCCGACACGACGCCCGTCCCCGATGCCTCGGCGATGCCCTCCCCTGGCCCGTCGTCCGCGCTGAAGCTGCGCGCCCGCGTCGCCGACGCGCTCGTCCTGTCGAAGGTCCGCGCGATCCTGGGCCCGAACCTGCACACGATCATCTCTGGTGGAGCTCCCCTGGCCCTCGACCTGGCAAACTTCTATCGGGGCTTGGGCATCACGCTCCTCCAGGGCTACGGCCTGTCCGAGACGACCGGCCCTATCTCCGTGGAGACGCCGCAGGACTTCCCCCCGGACTCGGTGGGCTTCCCCTGGCCAGGCAACCGGATGACGATCGCCCCCGACGGCGAGCTGCTCGTGCGCGGTATCTCCGTGTCGAAGGGCTACCACAACCTGCCCGAGGCCACGGCCGAGGCCTACGTCGACGGCTGGTTCAAGACGGGTGACCTCGCCTCGATTGACGATCGCGGGCACCTGCGTATCACGGGCCGTAAGAAGGAACTTATCGTCACCGCGGGCGGCAAGAACGTGTCCCCCGAGATCCTCGAAGAATCCCTGTCGACGCACCCGCTCATCGCGAACATCATCGTGGTCGGCGACAACCGCCCCTACATTGGCGCGCTCATCGCCCTGGACACGGAGATGCTGCCCGAGTGGCTCTCGACCCACGGCCTGCCCGTCGTGGATGCGGCGCAGGCCGCGAACCTGCCCGAGGTGCGCGAGTCTCTCGAGAAGGCGATCGCCCGCGCCAACAAGGCCGTCTCGCGCGCCGAGTCGATCCGCCGCTACCGCATCGTGAACGCGGCCTTCACCGTGGAGAACGGCTACATGACGCCCTCCCTCAAGCTGAAGCGCCGCCGCGTCCTGGCCGACTACGCCGACGAGGTCGACGCCCTGTACGCGTCGGGCGAGGCCGCGAAGAAGCAGGAGTAA
- a CDS encoding long-chain fatty acid--CoA ligase, with translation MKRMRDGSYTIKPAYKVGEHDIIPDMLAKRAATFPKQVALEQRSSVGSTRSLTAGELQRQVDYTACGLIGLGVEQGHAVAILASTSYEWLLLDLALLSVGAITVPIYESDSASQIQHILTDAHVTRVFTATTQQAELVRSAAPSFTLSVDSFDQGALRKVARAATNVTIEDVERRRAAVSSSDIATIIYTSGTTGSPKGVALTHANFVATAQGARQVLGEVIDSPETRLLLFLPVAHVLARLVMHVILSGQGVLGFSPSIKNLLPDIQAFKPSVLLVVPRVLEKVYNAASSKAGGGIKGRMFAWSAKQARTYSLASEKTFGPGPFKKIRHGIADALVLKKIRTVLGPNLRYIVSGGAPLATDLAHFYAGMGITLIQGYGLSETTGPIAVQHIGKNPIGGVGLPLPGNFIKIAKDGEILVRGQSVMPGYYHLPEQTAEVMPDGTWFHTGDLGSIDRKGQLTITGRKKELIVTAGGKNVSPEVLEDSLATHPLIANVIVVGDQRPYVGALFTLDADMLPDWLSKHGLAQCSPTEAAELPAVRESLEKAVERANKAVSRAESIRKFRIIDATFTVENGYVTPSMKLRRRKVLTDYAYEVDALYGGPVSAEPAKKHGFFRRAKKN, from the coding sequence ATGAAACGCATGCGTGACGGCTCCTACACGATCAAGCCGGCCTACAAGGTCGGGGAGCACGACATCATCCCCGACATGCTCGCCAAGCGGGCCGCCACGTTCCCCAAGCAGGTCGCCCTCGAGCAGCGCTCCTCCGTTGGCTCCACGCGCTCCCTGACCGCCGGCGAACTCCAGCGCCAGGTCGACTACACCGCCTGTGGCCTCATCGGCCTCGGAGTCGAGCAGGGGCACGCGGTCGCGATCCTCGCCTCCACCTCGTACGAGTGGCTCCTCCTGGACCTCGCACTCCTGTCCGTCGGCGCGATCACCGTCCCGATCTACGAGTCCGATTCCGCCTCCCAGATCCAGCACATCCTCACCGACGCGCACGTCACCCGCGTCTTCACGGCCACAACCCAGCAGGCCGAGCTCGTGCGCTCGGCCGCGCCGTCCTTCACGCTCTCGGTCGACTCCTTCGACCAGGGCGCCCTGCGCAAGGTCGCGCGCGCCGCCACGAACGTCACCATCGAGGACGTCGAACGCCGACGCGCCGCCGTATCCTCATCCGACATCGCGACCATCATCTACACCTCCGGCACGACCGGCAGCCCCAAGGGCGTGGCCCTCACGCACGCGAACTTCGTCGCAACCGCGCAGGGTGCGCGCCAAGTGCTCGGCGAGGTCATCGACTCCCCCGAGACCCGCCTCCTGCTCTTCCTGCCCGTCGCCCACGTGCTCGCCCGACTCGTCATGCACGTCATCCTCTCCGGCCAGGGCGTCCTCGGCTTCTCCCCCTCCATCAAGAATCTGCTGCCCGACATCCAGGCCTTCAAGCCTTCCGTGCTCCTCGTCGTGCCCCGCGTCCTCGAGAAGGTCTACAACGCCGCCTCCTCCAAGGCGGGCGGTGGCATCAAGGGTCGCATGTTCGCGTGGAGTGCCAAGCAGGCCCGCACCTACTCCCTCGCGTCCGAGAAGACTTTCGGTCCCGGCCCCTTCAAGAAGATCCGCCACGGCATCGCCGACGCCCTCGTTTTGAAGAAGATCCGCACGGTGCTCGGCCCCAACCTGCGCTACATCGTCTCCGGCGGCGCTCCCCTGGCCACCGACCTCGCCCACTTCTACGCGGGCATGGGCATTACCCTCATCCAGGGCTACGGCCTGTCCGAGACGACCGGCCCGATCGCCGTCCAGCACATCGGCAAGAACCCGATCGGCGGCGTCGGCCTGCCCCTGCCCGGCAACTTCATCAAGATCGCCAAGGACGGCGAGATCCTCGTGCGCGGCCAGTCCGTCATGCCCGGCTACTACCACCTGCCCGAGCAGACCGCCGAGGTCATGCCCGACGGCACCTGGTTCCACACGGGCGACCTGGGCTCAATCGACCGCAAGGGCCAGCTCACCATCACCGGGCGCAAGAAGGAACTGATCGTCACCGCGGGCGGCAAGAACGTCTCCCCCGAGGTCCTCGAGGACTCCCTGGCCACGCACCCGCTCATCGCCAACGTCATCGTGGTGGGCGACCAGCGCCCCTACGTCGGCGCGCTCTTCACTCTCGACGCCGACATGCTGCCGGATTGGCTCTCCAAGCACGGCCTGGCGCAGTGCTCGCCCACCGAGGCGGCCGAGCTGCCCGCCGTGCGCGAGTCCCTCGAAAAGGCAGTCGAACGCGCCAACAAGGCCGTCTCCCGCGCCGAGTCGATCCGTAAGTTCCGCATCATCGACGCCACCTTCACCGTCGAAAACGGCTACGTGACGCCGTCGATGAAGCTGCGCCGCCGCAAGGTCCTGACCGACTACGCCTACGAGGTCGACGCCCTGTACGGCGGCCCCGTCTCCGCGGAGCCGGCAAAGAAGCACGGCTTCTTCCGCCGCGCCAAGAAGAACTGA
- a CDS encoding YciI family protein, which produces MAYYAVEYVYNPSMTQTMDEVRPTHRAFLSGLLEQGINIASGPLVGEIPGALILINAETQADVERILNEDPFYVAEVIQARLIREWNPVIRAF; this is translated from the coding sequence ATGGCTTACTATGCAGTTGAATACGTGTACAACCCCTCGATGACGCAGACCATGGACGAGGTTCGCCCGACGCACCGCGCGTTCCTGTCCGGCCTGCTCGAGCAGGGAATCAACATTGCGTCCGGGCCACTCGTTGGCGAGATCCCCGGCGCTCTCATCCTCATCAACGCCGAAACCCAGGCTGACGTCGAGCGCATCCTCAACGAGGATCCTTTCTACGTCGCCGAGGTTATCCAGGCGCGCCTCATCCGCGAGTGGAACCCCGTCATTCGGGCGTTCTGA